From Fragaria vesca subsp. vesca unplaced genomic scaffold, FraVesHawaii_1.0 scf0513139, whole genome shotgun sequence:
GATTCTAAACAATGAACATGAATTCATGCCATCAAATAAGtagcaacaaaaagaaagtggAATTCAACAAAGTAGGGCAAATTGGTGGTGGTACGGAAAAAAGTTGAACTACTGAACAAGTCTTGTGCAAACTCAGGTGCTAAAACAATGTTttcaaagaattgaaaaattgAGGAGAAtagtatttgtttttgaaagtaGAAACTGTAGTATGCTAGTGGAAAGTTTACCCTGATCTCCAGTATTGTAGTCTCTTCATAAGCTGTGTGACCCTGTGACCttgattataaatttttaaGTGCAGAATAATATAACTTCCGGGCATTTACAAGACGGGTTGCAGGGTTTGATTCCAACACAATGCAGGGACTATATAATGTGAACCCAGGGTGTGGTACACTACTGCAttaaagctagctagaaaaGGCTAGAGAAGTTTGGAAACTTGTTGGTGATCGAGAAAACTGCAGAAGCTAACAGAGTTAAGAATCATACAGTAAATAACTTTGTTGAATGGTAATATCGCAATATCAAGGATATGAGCCAGTCCTAGAGAAAAAAATCTATCTCCTAGTGCATTGACATGACCTCCTTCCTAAAACATCTCTGTGTACTGTCGACTCCATGTTCTCGAAGAGAAAGTCTATATCTACTTCCACCATCTTTATGTACTGAACTACTGATTAGCAGAAATAATGTACTGTTATTTTTAAGTACTCCCTCTTGTTTGCAACTCAAGATATGAGTTATGGCACTTCGACTCTCTATAACCAACAAAGATAAGTAGCATAAAAAATCGAATAAATGAAGCAGcagaatattaaaaaaatcGAAGCAGCATTCTGATGTGTAATAGATCAAATAATCAAGGCAGCATGAACCATTCCATATGACAAAATATtccaacaaaataataaactaGCCCTTCTCACGAAAAACTTGAGggaaattatcaaaaataatcACAAGAATGGACGTGGGGTATGATTCCAACAAAATGCAGGGTATACAGAGAAAACGCAAGGTACATGACAGGGAGTTAAAAGTATATAAACAAAGGGAAGTGGTCTAGTACCTACATGGCTACACCAGCAAGCTCCTTAGGGAGCAAATTGCAGAAGACAGGACTTATATGGTACTCCACCAAATgcggagaaaagaaaatgcttTCAGATGGTAAACACTATTCTGCAAACCTTGCCTAATATGTGTCTTACTAAATATGATGGCATTAGCAGCTACTAGCCCAGCAACCTCATGTTTAATAATATACAAGGTATATGCCACTCCATAAACAATTGTCATTATTCCCTCAAACATTTCAGAAGAACATGCAACCAAAACTCTAATGCATATCGTTGTTTAAAATTCTCTCAAGTCCAAGAATACTACAAGTTTCAATTTATGTGTTTTGACCTTTGAACAACTGTTGTCAAAAGCAATCAACAATAAGgaatatcaaaatttctaGCAAGTATTCTAATGAATCAGCCCCCGACATGTCCACACAGATTTAAATAACTTTTGAAAAAGGCTAccaacaaatacaaaaccttCTTGCAAGATATCAATCACTTGACatttaacaaacaaaagattGGTACTTCAAATTCAACAAGATAGCCATTGGTTATTACTGGTAAACTCTGCTTCATTAGGGCTTTCCCAATTCCAGAGAcaacaaaatcccaaaaaacTGCTTGAATAGTGCTTCAAAATATGATATCAAATACTATATGAGAGCTCAAGCAGAGGTAAAATTCAAAACCTTGATACATGGAGATACCTTTAGCTGCCTGTAGTCTATTTAAAGGACGATGCATTAATGATTGACAGAGAATCTAATACTTCTCATGTCAGTAAACTGTAAAGTGCATAATTTACAAATATTACCCATACAGTCAAATAAGAGAAGAATGAAACGAATGAATGTTACCTTAGATGGACTACCACAAAACAGAAGCAGAATACTTGTCTCTctcatttaaaacaaaagataaaaacacaATTAGCAGAAAAGCTCACCTTAAAGCCCTGTAATCAGGACTTAGAGGGACATCTTTACTTCAACCACaggattgtttttcttttgattgaaACGAAGACAGAAATAACTTAATGAAGTCATGTAAGCCATAAAATAATTGTACAAACAAATAGGACGAGTTCATTAAGTTTGaacagaagagaagaagggatCAAGAGTAAATATACAGTCCGCAAGAGGACACTTgtactgaaattgaaaatttaagtttcttttgtttactcAATCAATCAATCGTTTAGTTCTGAAAAGTAAATGTAGCATAACTACAGTTTCAGATTGTTTATCATTTCAGATATACCAAAGGGAGAAGCATTTCTGCATGCCCCACCTATCAATAAACTAAaggaggaaaaaaagaaaaaagagacaaCATTAAAGAAGAAATGCAGAACATAGACTAAGAAACCGAGTTTAAAGAAATTACCACCATAATACTGTTGATGTCAACATTCCTAATCAGACAGGACACCACAAAATCCCACATTGTAACCCATTCCTACATGATTTTTCTACATCAATGTCAGCATTCACAATAACGGAGGACAGCACCGGATCCCCTCTTCACACAGAATCCTACATCATTCCTGCTTTGACTTAGCTACCACATCTCTGAAACACCCTAATTCTAAAGCGGCATGCACATAATCCATTGACCAAAAGCATCAGCCCTTCAACTTGGAAAGGACAATGTTCATGATCCCTCTAATTAGAGCTTTTGGTCTTCCCTTTAAAACCTCCATCATAGCCTTTTGCATTCGGCACAAACCCTCTGTTTATCATCACCTCCACCAACTCATTGCACTCCTTCTCAGATTCCTTGTCCTCCTGCTTTGCAAAGCTCTCTATCACAGCAGTACTGTAGGGCCTCATCCCGTTTTCTATCATCTCAAGCAAGCACTTCTTGGCAAGTATGTAGGAGCTCCAAAGAAGTTGGGATCAGTATGTAGGAAATTTGTAACCACAGGAGCTCCTATACtgaatttcaagtttcaagtatTTCTATTGTCCACCTGatctatcatttttttttctgaactGTGAACCTAGAATAACTAAAATGCCAAATTTTTTCTCCTTATAGATATACCAAGGATGAAGCATTTCCTCATGCCTATCCTTTCAAAAGAACATGATTCCATGTGGCTAGtgaaaaaaactaaaagaattAACAGCAAAGACTACTTGTCTACATCAATGTCAACCTTCACACTATTATCAGCTCTCATACTACAATATTTACTTGGTCTCTAATAATTTAGTCACTTCATAAGCTGTGAACTTGAATATATAAGTGCAAAGTATTATAACTTCCTGGCATTTACAATACTGGATGCGAGGTTTGATTCCAACAGATTGAACGACCTATTAAGCGAACCCAGAGTTGTACAGCAATAAAGCTGCAATTGAGAAGCAAGGGAAGCTCATAAACTTCTTGGAGCAGAAGCTGAGAGAATAAAAAATCATACACTAAAAAACTATAGTTGAATGGCAATGTAGCGATATCACTGATAAGAGCAAGTCACACACCAGAGAGGACTCATTGCAACAACTTTTGCAAGTAAAGCAGGCCATGTGATACCGTggatcaaatataaaaaaactacAAGAAGGGAAGTGGTCTGGTATCTACACTACTTATACGTCATTCCAacagaagaggagaaaagaaaatgcttTGACAAAGTTAATACTATTATGCAACCTCATCTGCATCTAACATGCATCTCATAAAGATGATGGCATTACAGCTACTAGCCTAGCAAGCTCAAGTTTACTAACATACGAGGTATATGCTActtgataaataaatattattcCCTCCAACACATAATCTTCAGATGATCAATCAACAAGAATCATAGTATTTCAAACCATAACTCTGATACCTGTTATTGGAAGTTGTTTAAAACTCTCTCATGTCCAAGAATACTACCAGTTTCAGTTTATCTGTTCTGACTTGTGAACGACTGTTGTCAAAAGCAATCAACAATAAGGTATTAAAATTGCAAGCCAGTGTTCTAATGAATCATCCACCCGGACAGATAAGATAACATTTTTTTATAACTAAAGAAAAAGCTAGCATTAAATCACTAAAAACTTCTTGCCACGATATGAACAGTTGACATTTCACAAACAAAAGATTGGTATTTTGAATTCAATCAGATAGTGAAAGGTTACTGCTGGTAAACTTTGCATTATCAGGGCTTTACTAATTCCAGAGACAACAAAGTACTAAAATAGCACTTCAAAACTATAATATCATATCATCATATGGTATATGAGAGCTCAAGCAGAAGTAAATCTCAAGTTAAGTAATGATGGTTAATTTAAAACCATGAGAGATGGTGAAATCTTTTCCTGCCTATACTCTAATTTGATAGTCATAAAATTAAAGCAATCAAGAGGAAGCATGTCATCCAACTGAAAAATGCATAATTTACAATTATTCCCATACAGTAAAATAAGAGAAGGAAATGAATGAATGTTACCTTAAGTGGACTGACAGAAGCAGAATTCTTGCCTGTCTCTCATTGCAAAGTAAAGCAAAGACATGATTAGTAGAAAAGTGCACTTCAAAGCCCTTTTGTCGGATTTAAATGGACACCTTCACTTCAACCACATGAAACAACTGAATGAAGTCATGTAATCCATAAAATCATTGCACAAACTAATAGCACCAGTTCATTAAGATTGAACCAAAGAGAAGAATGGATCAAGAATAAATACACACAAACTGTAGAGAATGCATAACCAGAGGACCCTTGTACTGGAATTGAAgattttaagtttctttatgTTCCCTCAATCAACCAATCAATCTTAGTTTCGAAACGTAAATGTAGCATGACTAAGTTTCAGATTGTTGATCCTTTCAGACATACCAAAGGGTGAAGCATTTCTTCATGCCCCACCTTTCAATAACTAAAatgagaggaaaaaagaatagGAGACAAAAAAGTTGCAGAACACAGAATAAGACACCGAGATAATAGAAAATAGCACCAGAATATATTTTGATGTCAACATTCAAAATCAGAGAGGACACCACAAAATCCCACATTGTAACCCGTTCCTACATGATGTTCTATTTCAATGTCAGCATTCACAACAATAGAGAACAACACCAAATCCCCTCTTCACACAGAATCCTACATCAGTTCCTACTCTGACTATCTACCCCATCTGAAACATCCTAATCCTAAAGCAGCTTGCACAAATCCACAGAGCAAAACATCAGCTCCTCAACTTGGATAGGACAATGTTCATTATTCCTCTTATTAGAGATTTTGGTCTACCCTTTAAAACCTCCATCATAGCCTTTGCGTTTGGAACAAACCCCTTGCTTATCATAACTTCCACCAACTCTTTGCACTCCTCCTCACATGCCTTGTCCTCCTGCTTTGCAAAGCTCTCTATCACAGCAGTGTAGGTAGCAACATTGGGCCTCAACCCCTTTTCCATCATCTCAAGGAAGCACTTCTTGGCATCTCTAAAGAAGTTGGGATCAGCAGTGAGTCCCTTGATTAAAACAGTGTAAGTGTAGGAATTAGGGGTAACCCCAGCAGCTAACATTCCCCAATAGGCCTCCAAAACATCCTTGGTCTTGCCAAGCTTGAGATAGGCTTCAATTACGCAGGTGTGAATCACAACCGTGGGCTGCATACCGATCTCAGCAGTGCGCTTACAAATCTTGATGGCATCGTCAGCATTGCCATCCTTAATCAAAGCTTTAATCATCTTCACAGACAAACTGCTCAGGCCTTTCGGCTTGGTTTGCCAGTTGAGGAATTCTTTCTTCATATCCTTGTCAGTGGCCTTGTTGACAAGATCAGCATAGAGCTTTATTCCCTTCATTGCTTCTGCGAGGTGGCCTTCTCCAAAGTGAGGGACATAGGAGTCAGGGGTAAACCCCTTTGCTTGTATCTGCTCAACAAACTCCCTGGCCTTCTCGGCTGACTCACAGCAGGTAATGGCATCAACCACAGTCATGTAGGAGGTAGAGGGGGGCTTCATCCCCTTATCCAACATTTCCAAAAAGTACTTCTTGGCATACCCAAGAAAACTGACATCGAAAGACGAGTGTGTCGCAAGTGAGTCGATGAGTATGATGTAAGTGCAGCAAGTGGGGGAGACACCGGCGGCTATCATCCGGTGGTAGACCTTGAGAGCAGCCTCGGTCTTGTCGACATAGGTGTAGGCCCAAATGATAATAGTGTAGACGGCCACGTCAGTGAGAATGCCCGACTCAGGCCGAGGCTTAAAGAGCTCTTTGGTTTCATCAGCAAGGCCGGAATCGGCGGCCAATACATGGTAGGTTCGAATGGCATTCTCGTTAAGGGAGTCGTAGTCCCTGATCGGGTCAAACATGTATTTCGAATAAATGTCCTCACGGTCTTTGGT
This genomic window contains:
- the LOC101305717 gene encoding pentatricopeptide repeat-containing protein At2g32630-like; translated protein: MEDAGLPNSSADDLKKHVMKVFEEATKDREDIYSKYMFDPIRDYDSLNENAIRTYHVLAADSGLADETKELFKPRPESGILTDVAVYTIIIWAYTYVDKTEAALKVYHRMIAAGVSPTCCTYIILIDSLATHSSFDVSFLGYAKKYFLEMLDKGMKPPSTSYMTVVDAITCCESAEKAREFVEQIQAKGFTPDSYVPHFGEGHLAEAMKGIKLYADLVNKATDKDMKKEFLNWQTKPKGLSSLSVKMIKALIKDGNADDAIKICKRTAEIGMQPTVVIHTCVIEAYLKLGKTKDVLEAYWGMLAAGVTPNSYTYTVLIKGLTADPNFFRDAKKCFLEMMEKGLRPNVATYTAVIESFAKQEDKACEEECKELVEVMISKGFVPNAKAMMEVLKGRPKSLIRGIMNIVLSKLRS